From the genome of Eublepharis macularius isolate TG4126 chromosome 4, MPM_Emac_v1.0, whole genome shotgun sequence:
AAAAATTACCCGGACAAGCCGGGGTCTGTGGGCgaggggaggtctttagaggggcagaaatgtcaggtctgttacccacagtccttccatattgcttgctgtatttttccagtaatgtttctgtgtgtgtattagcaggagcagcttggttcctgagacagccttatctgagatggctaaCCAGaacggccttgggacagctccttcctttttctttctcaccctctgtaccagctgggtagacatcgagggtgggggatggtttagagggtttgatatactgtagcaagcccttgatacgtcattctcaacaagagatctatgtacagccagaagcttaccttagcctttggataacctatggacacttgtattttctgaatatatattctctcaataaagaacctttgactcaagagaccttggatttcttgctgcaaggggtgggagactaaatcagagtatcctgctttccacaGACTGACAGGCATCTTCTTAGGAATCGGTTGTTAACCTCTGAAACACTTTATGCAATTATAAGCAGTTATGCAATATCTTATTACACTGCTTTCTGATTCCGTAAGACAATTTCAGATAACATCTGGGATCtctagggtttctcccctgtatcaATTCTTTGGTGGCAAGTAAGGCTTTCACTCCAACTGAAGCTTTTTTCACAttgcaggcatttatatggtttctctcctgtatgaattctttggtggaAAGTAAGGTTTCCACTacaactgaagctttttccacattgcAGGCATTTATAAGATTTCtcccgtgtgaattctttgatgacatGTAAGACTTTCACTGTCATAGAAACTTTTTTCACAATctgggcatttataaggtttctcccctttgtgaattctttcatgggaattaaggtgtccactccgactgaagctttttccacactccaggcatttatacggtttctcacctgtgtgaattctttgatggagttTAAGGTCGCATCTGtctctgaagctttttccacactccaggcatttatatggtttctcccctgtgtgaatcctttgatgggaattaaggcttgtactccaactgaagctttttccacactccaggcatttatatggtttctcccttgtgtgaattctttcatgggaaTTAAGGCCTGTActccaactgaagctttttccacattccaggcatttatacggtttttcccctgtgtgaattctttgatggagttTAAGGATGCGCCtgtcactgaagcttttcccacactccaggcattcatatggtttctcacctgtgtgaattctttgatgggaattaaggtgtccactctgactgaagccttttccacactctaggcatttatatggcttctcccctgtgtgaattctttgatggagtcTAAGGTTGCATCTGtccctgaagctttttccacactccagacatttatatggtttctcccctgtgtgaatcctttgatggaaATTAAGGCCTGCACTACaactgaaactttttccacattccaggcatttatacggtttttcccctgtgtgaatactTTGATGGAGTTTAAGGCTGCGTCTGTCACTGAAGCTTtctccacactccaggcatttatatggtttctcacctgcgtgaattctttgatgggaattaaggtttccactctgactgaagccttttccacactcaaggcatttatatggcttctcccctgtgtgaattctttgatgacatGTAAGACTTCCACTATTACGGAAACTTTTTTCACAATctgggcatttataaggtttctcccctttgtgaattctttcatggaaATTAAGgagtccactctgactgaagctttttccacactccaggcatttatatggtttctcacccgtgtgaattctttcatgggaattaaggcttccactctgactgaagctttttccacattccaggcattcatacggtttttcccctgtgtgaattctttgatgggaattaaggtttccactctgactgaagctttttccacactctaggcatttatatggcttctcccctgtgtgaattctttgatgacgTGTAAGACTTCCCCTATTACAGAAACTTTTTTCACAGTctgggcatttataaggtttctcacctgtgtgaattctttcttGGGAATTAAGGCTTGTActccaactgaagcttttcccacatttatacagtttttcccctgtgtgaattctttgatggagttTAAGGTTGCGTCTGTCACTGAAGCTTTTTTCCCACTCTAGgcttttatatggtttctcccctgtgtgaattctttcatggcaTGTAAGACTTTTGCTATCATAGAAGCATTTTTCACAAtctgggcatttatatggtttctttcctgtatgaattctttggtgAGAATTAAGGATATCCTTCTTCCTGAAgactttcccacactccaggcatttatattttttatttctgttcCGGGTTTTACAATGCTTGGTTTTTCCTGATTTTTCAGAATAATCTTCTCCACTCATTGCACTTTCATTTTTATTGCTTTCTATGTACATCTTTTCAGGTAGTAGAATTTCATTAACATTTTCATTTTGTAAAAGACCAAAATTAATCCTTCCTTTAGATGGatattttctctcttctttcctcagGGTATCACAATATTCAACTTTCCCTCCTGCATATGAATATGTATCCCCTTTATCCACTGGGTGCTCAGAGGTTTCATTTGCTGATTCCCACATGACCCCtgcagtgagaaagagaaagctgTTGTGAGGGTAGGACATATTTACAACCTATCTATGTCAGACGTTTCTACTTTGATCACTTAAGACCCCACAGTCTGTAGCCCAAGAGAACAAAAACCACAGAATATACAATGGAGACCCCTTCCCCCCACGATCTGAGCTCAAGATGACCCTGTTGTTTTAAGTTATTGTTTCACACCCACAATAGAGAGTTAGAAGAGAGATGGCCAGCCAGATGCAGATAATCTGACATGAAAGTAATTGACAATATTCAGATATTTCTTCTTCTCTTTAGAACAGGGGAGAGATCTCTTCTATTTGTGGAGAAAGTTTTCTTAGAATAATCCAAAAAATCTATGATAAACAAAAAAACAGAATCTTAGTTAATGGCCAGCTAACAGAACCAATAAAAATCGAAAAAGGAACGAGACAAAGCTGTCCACTATCACCTCTTCTGTTCATAATATAACATTGGAAACACTTATGGATAAGATATGAAATTCAGATGAAATTAGAGGAGTTAGAATTAAGAAGCAAGAGTATAAGCTACAAGTGTTTGCAGATGATCTAGTCTTCATTTTAGCAGAACCTTTAACATCAATCCAGGAGCTCCTGCAAGAAATTAAGGAATATGGTGCCTTGGCAGGCCTAAAAATAAACACTCAAAAGACAAAGCccattacaaaaaacatgcagaaacagcAGATGGAAGAACTAACCCCAAAATCCCAGTTTGTAATTGAAAAGAGGATAAAATACCTAGGAATCTGGATGACTAATAGATGTAGTTCTCTGTATGACGATAATTATATGATATcaataaaagcaatttaaaaagatCTGAAAAGGTGGAAAGACCTGCAGATATCATTGCTGGGAAGAATTGTGGTGATAAAAATGAATTTTCTACCAAGAGTTCTATTCTTGTTCCAAAGCATACCAGTAGGGCTACCCCAAGTTTTTTTCAAGGAACTTAACCAGGCTGTACAGTCTTTTATTTGGCAGAATAAAAGATCGCGAATTAAACTGAAAGCGTTACAAGACACAGGAAAAAGCAGGTTTTCCTCTACCAGATTGGGGGTTATACTATAAGGCCTGTGCGTTGACTTGGTTGAGAGAATGGATTAGcctggaaaatgaaagacttttaaatctgttttttttaaataaatttttattgggtgagttgaCATACAAATTAAGTAATATGCATTTCCCCCCATATATTCTTGTTTCCCCCACCcacaccctccccccttttcttgttcgacttccaacagttttccaaccccttgtctgtctgtctgtctatctatctaattTTAAGCTGTTTCCTAATATCTAAAATACCATGGAAGGACGTGACTTATTGATGGGctggcatgcatttctctggtataaaaaatgggaataccTTAAATACTTCAAAAATCATTGGATAAGGAAAGCAGTAGTGATGGTTTGGGAAAGAATAAGCCTTGtcttttatgagaaaatccctttgtgggtctccccaatcgaagcatttacacaacctaacttgaagaaagaggggaaagcccctacctacaaggtactgttgaaaccaggtggtctattaaaaaacccaaaagaaatgacagatctagacattgagttgggacgttggggccaggcacaattggaatcaagatataaaaaagacaaggttttctatgaaatgataaaatgggcagagaatgTGGGATATACAACTGACTTAGAGCAATGGTCgcaaatgtggaagggcaatttaaggatgacaaaagcagcctctttgaaagaaaatatttacaaaatgttttatagatggcatctaactcctattaggatagccaaaatgtctttaaatatgtcaaatattggAAATGTGAGAGTAACCCGGGTTCATATTATCAtttgtggtggacatgtgaaaaagcagcagagttctggaagatggtccacaaaacgactcaacagatacttaagatttcattgcctttgaaaccagaactctttttattaaaccacaaggtggttccagttaataaaaaccaaaaacatttgattttgaatataatcacaacagaCAGGATATTATATGCGAAACTTTGGAAAACGACAGCCATTCCAAcgcaagaaaatctgattgaaaggattcttgtgacagctgaaatggataaatggttgagtttattgaaagagatggacaatacaatatataatgacatttgggattcATTTTATAGCTGGGTACAGAGGAAACCTGAAGAAAACTAGCTCTTagttaggatgaagacttttatggacattatttaaaatgaatggaaaaatttgcaaataagtggctgatctgcagaacagatTGATGTGACAAGAAATAGATTGAGCAGCGCAATGTATTAGAGTGATATAACAGGaacttcttttccccatccctctttattctgtattccccttttcttagtaaaaataaaaataaaaaacctatttacccccccctccaaaaaaaaagaacaggagAGAGATAAGTTTTACATCTAGGAAAAGAAGGATGCgtttttaacttttttattttctctatgCTCAGATGTTGTCATCTTATGCTGTTCAGCTGTATGTTCTTTTTTGTGAGGGAATTGCACAGTATATTcttcaagagaaaaaaatgatgctCCCGAAATCGGATTCCGCTGACCCCTGTCACCACAGAAAACCTCTTGCTTTGTCCTCGCAATGGAGCAGCTGCTCCGCTCAAAAAGCCTCAATATGGTCTCAGGCTGGCTTAAGCGATTTTGCCCCCCTTGGCTTACTGCgctctgagcccccccccctctgggtTTTCAGGAGGCAAGAAGTGAGGGAAGGCAGAAGGCAAGGAGGGTCTTGCCCCCTGATCCCACCTACCATAATGGGAGGGAATTATGGATCACGATCCCCCACAGTTCCCTGCACTGTCCATGGTGCCATGGGTGGATAGCCAGTTGGGGTAAGTGGTGGTGGCTGGGCTGCTGGATTGGGGACACACAGCTGACTGGTGTCCTTCCACTGGCACCCTGGGTGATAGTCTAGGTCCACCTAGTGGCTGATTAGGGCGGCCTCGTGGCTGACGGCCAGACCTCCCCTGCGTTGGCTGACTCTTCTGCTGAGAGTTTGGCTGTCCTCTGACAGCCTGCAATTCTACCTCTAGCGAGAAGGTGGCAGCAGAGAGCAAATCTCACTTGCATaaagagaagggaagggggaaggcaggagagaGATGAACTCCTCTTTGTGATCTAGTAACTTAAAAACACAACCAATAGGGTAAATCTCTCATTGCATGTAGTAAAAGCAAGGGGGGAGCAGACCCATTCTTAGCTCAAGCAGGGCTGAGCTGTAaggctctccctcccctccccatcccaggCTTACGTGGGGCTGTGGAGACTGGTGGGCAGCTCCATTCCCACCCCCTCCTGAATTAAGCGGGGCTTGctccttcctccccccgccctctCCAGCTCAAACAGGGCTTCAGAAAGCAGCAGGCAGCTCaccttttccctcccttcctcagctCAAACCATTGCAACAACAGGTGTGGCATGTTCTCCGGATTCccagatttcctttttttaaaagcaagtctctctccttgtctcttgcagagatataaaggaaaaggcatatcttcacAAATGAAGTGGCCAGAGAGTTATTTTTTAATAATGCAAGCTGGGGGTCCAGAGAAGATGCTACACGGTCTACTCCAATGGTGCATCGATTTCACCATATTCttgggggtcccttccagctctgtgattctgggaTTCCATGAAAAGGAGCTGGCCTGGAGCTTTCTAATatgccttcaggacctctttcCTTGAGGCTGCTGCTGTAGGTTTAGGTGAAGGACAGTCTCGGTGAGCCAGGGTATAAATGCCAGCAAGGCTCTCCCACTCCCTGAGATGGTCAATGGAAACCACACCTCCCCAAACAGGTAGAGTCGGAAAGGTCACTCAGGGGTTTCATGTGTTCATAGTCAATCCCTCCCCCAACCCACAAATATCCTTAACATCTCTTGTGTCACAGCGCTGAAGATCTACTGGAGGATAATGGGCCACAGCATCTGTCCCTGTTTTCTGAAGGCTTCTTCTGAATGCACCTGCTGGGCCATGACAGGCAAGGGCTGTCTGAACTATGCAGCTTAGCTGGATCCGCTCTGCATGTGGGAACGGAGCGCTCTGACCTGGCTGCAGACACTTCCCCAATGAGAAGGCTGGAGTTGGGTTCTTAGAGACGGAGGGGAACTTTTTACTTCCCTGTGTCCCTCGTCCATTCATCCTCAGATTAAGAATGTCAACCCTATAGAGGTCTAGCAACTTGAGACCACTGCCTGCAGTACAAGTGCTCATTCCCAGAGCCAAACAAGGATCCTATCCCCCCCACCAGCTCCCCTCTGCCAGAAGGCAAATGGCCTTTCCTCCTACCCCCTGCACTTGGGAGCGGAGCCAGAATGCCTTCCTAGGAGACCTGTCTGGGGTTGCTTTCAGTCCTGTCTCTGAGGAAAAGAAGATGCTTTGCCTTGCAGGCCCAACGTCCCAGGATCAAGGCCTGCCCCCTCCAGTGAAAGGGCTTGCTGAGGGCAGTTGCCTGTTTTCATATGTTCAGCGTTCACAACGACCCACCCAATCTCTTTGGAGAAGAGGCTCAAACTGTGAGGAGAAACAAGGCCCAAAGTCCACCAGGTCTGTGAAGAAAGTACAGGCATCAAAAAAATCCCACAAAAGATTGAAGCAGCTACCTGCCAATCCTTCTTCTTCATCGGCGATCAGGACAAACagctcttcttctccttccagcctggaaatgaggccaggtttggcaatcggaggtccttTGGTGAGAAAAAAGACACACAACATTTTTCTGTGTGCCCATAAATCCAGCAATTCCAACCCAGGGTGACCACTCCTCCAGAAATACACAACCGACAAGCAATAAGGGCAGTGTGGGATGGGGTCTCATCTGGCCCTGCCACTTCTGTGTCTCCTCCCTGCCAA
Proteins encoded in this window:
- the LOC129327876 gene encoding zinc finger protein 420-like, which translates into the protein MEVPFTLFPFKDVVQGLTSPELSIPLGDRSIKTRLAVSPLSSACGEAKRPAMQPAQSPVSFEEVAVHFSQGEWTLLRPAQRALYKEVMLENFGNVASLGPPIAKPGLISRLEGEEELFVLIADEEEGLAGVMWESANETSEHPVDKGDTYSYAGGKVEYCDTLRKEERKYPSKGRINFGLLQNENVNEILLPEKMYIESNKNESAMSGEDYSEKSGKTKHCKTRNRNKKYKCLECGKVFRKKDILNSHQRIHTGKKPYKCPDCEKCFYDSKSLTCHERIHTGEKPYKSLEWEKSFSDRRNLKLHQRIHTGEKLYKCGKSFSWSTSLNSQERIHTGEKPYKCPDCEKSFCNRGSLTRHQRIHTGEKPYKCLECGKSFSQSGNLNSHQRIHTGEKPYECLECGKSFSQSGSLNSHERIHTGEKPYKCLECGKSFSQSGLLNFHERIHKGEKPYKCPDCEKSFRNSGSLTCHQRIHTGEKPYKCLECGKGFSQSGNLNSHQRIHAGEKPYKCLECGESFSDRRSLKLHQSIHTGEKPYKCLECGKSFSCSAGLNFHQRIHTGEKPYKCLECGKSFRDRCNLRLHQRIHTGEKPYKCLECGKGFSQSGHLNSHQRIHTGEKPYECLECGKSFSDRRILKLHQRIHTGEKPYKCLECGKSFSWSTGLNSHERIHTREKPYKCLECGKSFSWSTSLNSHQRIHTGEKPYKCLECGKSFRDRCDLKLHQRIHTGEKPYKCLECGKSFSRSGHLNSHERIHKGEKPYKCPDCEKIFRKKEILNSHQRIHIGKKPYKCPDCEKSFYDSKSLPRHQRIHTGEKPYKCLECGKSFSDRRNLKSHQRIHTGEKPYKCPECGKSFSWNTSLKFHQRIHTGEKPYKCLECGKSFRDRCHLKLHQRIHTGEKPYKCMECGKSFSGSGSLTSHQRIHTGEKPYKCLDCGESFNKRRNLKAHQRIHTGEKPYKCQECGKGFRVRGSLTRHLRIHTGEKPYKCLQCGKSFSRSGNLNSHERIHTGEKPYKCLECGKHFSDRRNLKPHQRIHTGEKPYKCLECGKSFRWSGHLNTHERSHKGEKAYQCPDCRKSFFDSQSLIRHQRIHTGEKAYKCLECGKSFSQSGHLISHQRIHKGEKPYKCLQCGKSFSWSRSLNSHRRIHTGEKPYKCLDCGKGFSERCNLKPHQRIHTGEKPYKCLECEKSFNQSGSLNSHQRIHTGERPYKCLECGKGFRISGSLIRHQRSHREKEP